One Acidobacteriota bacterium genomic region harbors:
- the gcvH gene encoding glycine cleavage system protein GcvH, whose product MSHYPDDCSYTKDHEWIRVSGDTGRIGITYYAQESLGDVVYVDLPKVGETYKSGAPFGSVESVKAVSELFIPVSGEVLEVNAELADKPELVNNSPYDEGWMVVVRLTSPSEVDALLSATEYEDFINNGKA is encoded by the coding sequence ATGTCACATTATCCGGATGATTGTTCCTATACCAAAGACCACGAGTGGATTCGTGTGAGCGGGGATACAGGTCGCATTGGCATTACCTACTATGCTCAAGAGTCACTGGGAGATGTGGTCTATGTGGATTTACCGAAAGTTGGCGAAACTTATAAATCAGGCGCCCCTTTTGGATCAGTGGAATCCGTCAAGGCAGTCAGTGAATTGTTTATTCCAGTCTCGGGTGAAGTTTTAGAAGTGAATGCTGAGTTGGCTGACAAACCTGAACTGGTTAACAACTCGCCTTATGATGAAGGGTGGATGGTGGTTGTTCGATTGACTTCCCCAAGCGAAGTAGACGCCCTGCTGTCTGCCACGGAATACGAAGATTTCATCAACAACGGAAAGGCATAA
- a CDS encoding RDD family protein, translating into MPLICSQCGTQNPDSAFNCFSCGNQLSRVDLGKGGSSGGYGQSQGQQPPYGSASGGAYGNQPSSNPNPYGNTPAGGYGASPDPYGGSPQSPYGQQPPSYQSPYSTPQTPGYGQSPGYGQSPGYGQSPGYGQAPGYGQSPGYGQAPGYGQYGGPQTPGFLSQLGYGTRQPGNPWKRLIANIVDQIIINLGGIPGMLLMMIGGASQEEAVMVLGMLVAFVGIILVAIWEIYLLGSRGITPGKKLMNLICLKDDGQVAGFWLAFGRELLKQVFGSFCFLNLWLLFDPEKKQLYDKILNMHVYDNN; encoded by the coding sequence ATGCCATTGATTTGTTCTCAATGCGGCACACAAAACCCAGACAGCGCGTTTAATTGTTTTTCTTGTGGTAATCAATTGTCCCGCGTGGATCTTGGCAAAGGTGGCTCTTCAGGTGGGTATGGACAAAGCCAGGGGCAACAACCGCCATATGGAAGTGCTTCGGGTGGAGCCTACGGCAATCAACCTTCTTCTAATCCAAACCCATATGGCAACACGCCGGCTGGTGGGTATGGCGCCAGCCCAGATCCTTATGGAGGCAGTCCCCAGAGCCCCTACGGCCAGCAACCCCCCTCGTATCAGTCACCCTATTCAACGCCCCAAACGCCAGGGTATGGTCAGTCACCGGGCTATGGTCAGTCACCAGGCTATGGTCAATCACCTGGGTACGGCCAGGCACCAGGCTATGGTCAATCACCTGGATACGGCCAGGCACCAGGCTATGGTCAATATGGGGGGCCTCAGACCCCAGGTTTTTTGAGTCAACTGGGATACGGCACCCGTCAGCCGGGAAATCCCTGGAAACGGTTGATTGCTAATATTGTGGATCAAATCATTATAAATTTAGGCGGAATCCCAGGAATGTTACTCATGATGATTGGAGGTGCCAGCCAGGAAGAGGCAGTTATGGTATTGGGGATGCTCGTGGCATTTGTTGGGATAATCCTGGTGGCAATATGGGAAATCTATTTACTTGGATCTCGTGGGATAACTCCAGGAAAAAAGCTCATGAATTTAATTTGTCTAAAGGATGATGGACAGGTAGCAGGATTCTGGCTGGCTTTTGGTCGTGAGTTATTAAAACAGGTTTTTGGAAGCTTCTGTTTTTTGAACTTGTGGTTGCTGTTTGACCCGGAGAAGAAGCAGTTGTATGACAAAATCCTGAATATGCACGTCTATGACAATAACTAA
- a CDS encoding YajQ family cyclic di-GMP-binding protein, protein MAQQNTFDITSKIDHTEVNNAVQQALKEIGQRFDFKGSKCDIQLEPKEIVLEADDAYKLKSLTEVLEARLVKRNVPLKGLSYGKIEPAAGDTVRQRIEIQQGIPTEKCKDIVKFIKETKLKVQATINGDFVRVAGKDRDILQDVIGRLKTQDFGIDMQFTNYRST, encoded by the coding sequence ATGGCGCAACAAAATACTTTCGACATCACTTCAAAAATTGACCACACCGAGGTCAATAACGCGGTTCAACAGGCTCTCAAAGAAATTGGCCAGCGCTTTGATTTCAAAGGGAGCAAATGTGACATTCAACTCGAACCCAAGGAAATCGTCCTCGAAGCGGATGATGCCTATAAACTCAAAAGTTTGACCGAGGTCCTGGAAGCCCGGCTCGTCAAACGCAATGTTCCCTTGAAAGGGCTAAGCTACGGAAAGATCGAACCGGCTGCCGGCGATACTGTTCGTCAGCGAATTGAAATCCAGCAGGGAATTCCAACTGAAAAATGCAAAGACATCGTGAAGTTTATCAAGGAAACCAAGCTCAAGGTCCAGGCCACGATCAACGGAGACTTTGTCCGGGTGGCTGGTAAAGATCGCGACATTTTGCAAGACGTGATTGGTCGGTTGAAAACCCAGGATTTTGGGATTGATATGCAGTTCACCAATTATCGCTCCACTTAG
- a CDS encoding amino acid permease, which yields MTQSDSPSLPRPAPSLQRILGVGAGLAVSMGVAIGAGIFRNPGEVAGLLPTSSLILLVWLAGGMLTLIDALVLAELSTFLPKAGGWYVYLRAAYGQFPAFLYGWASSLITYPGSVAAVAVAIGEYFGKLVVPVGQALGLTVTYGQASIKAVAVAAILIFTILNLTGLRTASWAQQIFTSIKVLALLLIVGLAFGLTGNTPPVTPAPAIAPSISTWVAFGIALQFVVWTYDGYADVITLAEEMKQPARDIPRALFGSIGSLTLLYLLLNAAFLYVLSPTEMAASKELVAAEVFARRTGAAGELFLVALAFITVVGGLNAHLLSGPRITFAMARDGLSFAWLSRVTERGTPIGALLLQSTCAVILTLTGTFESLIAMTIFVIWITNALNTFAVFLFRRWYPDAERPYRIPGYPVVPLIALLVSVVLLVNMVRETRHQFQEAYPLLTAGNIGQALQILSTSPVLMGIFVVVVGIPVYWLWQRLKRDKVTR from the coding sequence ATGACCCAATCTGATTCACCTTCCCTCCCTCGACCGGCCCCGAGCCTGCAACGAATTCTGGGGGTTGGCGCTGGGCTTGCAGTTTCAATGGGTGTGGCAATTGGCGCCGGGATTTTCCGGAATCCAGGCGAAGTTGCCGGACTTCTGCCCACAAGCAGCCTGATATTGCTGGTTTGGCTGGCTGGAGGCATGTTGACCTTGATTGATGCCCTGGTGCTGGCTGAACTCTCAACGTTCTTGCCAAAGGCCGGGGGCTGGTATGTGTATCTTCGTGCCGCTTATGGTCAGTTTCCAGCCTTTCTGTATGGCTGGGCGTCATCACTGATCACCTATCCAGGCAGCGTGGCCGCCGTAGCGGTGGCGATTGGCGAATATTTCGGGAAACTGGTGGTTCCGGTCGGGCAGGCCCTGGGCCTGACGGTCACCTATGGTCAGGCTTCGATCAAAGCGGTGGCGGTGGCGGCCATTTTGATCTTTACCATCCTGAATCTGACGGGTTTGCGCACTGCCTCCTGGGCACAACAAATCTTTACCAGTATCAAAGTTCTGGCCTTGTTGCTGATTGTGGGACTAGCTTTTGGGTTGACCGGAAACACGCCGCCCGTCACACCAGCCCCAGCAATTGCCCCTTCGATATCAACCTGGGTGGCGTTTGGCATCGCCCTCCAGTTTGTGGTGTGGACCTATGACGGATATGCCGATGTCATTACTCTGGCTGAAGAAATGAAGCAGCCCGCGCGGGATATTCCTCGGGCGTTGTTCGGGAGCATTGGAAGCCTCACGCTCCTGTACCTGCTGTTGAATGCCGCCTTTTTGTACGTGCTTTCCCCAACTGAAATGGCAGCGTCCAAAGAATTGGTCGCCGCTGAGGTCTTTGCCCGGCGGACTGGGGCCGCAGGTGAGTTATTTTTGGTGGCTCTGGCTTTTATCACCGTGGTAGGTGGGCTTAATGCCCATTTACTCTCTGGCCCGCGCATCACCTTTGCCATGGCCCGGGACGGGTTGAGTTTTGCCTGGCTCAGCCGGGTCACCGAACGTGGAACTCCGATTGGCGCCCTCCTGCTTCAGAGCACCTGCGCCGTGATTTTGACCTTGACCGGAACCTTTGAAAGCCTCATTGCGATGACGATCTTTGTCATCTGGATCACCAATGCGCTCAACACGTTTGCGGTCTTTCTGTTTCGCCGCTGGTATCCAGACGCCGAACGCCCCTACCGAATTCCTGGGTATCCTGTGGTGCCATTGATTGCGTTGCTGGTGTCGGTGGTTTTGCTGGTCAATATGGTCCGCGAAACCCGACATCAGTTTCAAGAAGCTTATCCATTGCTCACAGCCGGAAATATTGGTCAGGCGCTTCAAATCCTGTCCACCAGCCCAGTTCTGATGGGAATTTTTGTGGTTGTGGTCGGCATTCCGGTGTACTGGCTGTGGCAACGGCTGAAACGTGACAAGGTGACAAGGTGA
- the gcvT gene encoding glycine cleavage system aminomethyltransferase GcvT, giving the protein MSNQLRLTALGETHRALGAKMVDFTGWEMPVQYTGLIPEHNAVRTAAGLFDVSHMGQLWVNGPAALQLLQRVTCNDVSKLADNQIHYSGLMTERGTFVDDILVHRLSADRFFLCVNAANIEKDFNWIAQHASGLDVEVLNHSEEYSQLALQGPKAVEILQSLIEFDLSGLKYYWCQPEIELFGCKVFLTRTGYTGEDGFELYFAPEHSVGIWEGLLKAGKAYGLVPVGLGARNTLRLEAKMALYGHEIDDTTTPLEADLGWICKLNKGEFLGSDLIQRQKTEGLPRKLAGFEVDDRVPARDGYTVLHDGEEVGRVTSGSPSPYLKKNIGLAYLPLHLTQIGTPIQIFVRGREVAAHVIPTPFYKRQK; this is encoded by the coding sequence TTGTCAAACCAATTACGACTTACTGCGCTTGGAGAAACGCACCGCGCCCTGGGTGCCAAGATGGTTGACTTTACCGGATGGGAAATGCCTGTTCAATACACAGGCTTGATTCCGGAACACAATGCGGTCCGCACCGCGGCTGGTCTCTTTGATGTAAGTCACATGGGGCAGTTATGGGTCAACGGACCCGCCGCCCTGCAATTGTTGCAACGTGTGACGTGCAATGATGTCAGCAAGTTAGCTGATAATCAGATCCATTATTCAGGGCTGATGACCGAACGGGGAACGTTTGTGGATGACATTCTGGTCCACCGGTTGAGCGCCGACCGTTTTTTCCTGTGTGTCAATGCCGCCAATATTGAAAAAGATTTTAACTGGATTGCCCAGCACGCTTCTGGTCTGGATGTGGAAGTGCTCAACCACAGCGAAGAATACAGCCAGTTGGCATTGCAGGGGCCAAAAGCAGTTGAAATTCTCCAATCGCTGATTGAATTTGACCTCTCGGGCCTCAAGTATTACTGGTGTCAGCCTGAAATTGAGCTTTTTGGCTGCAAAGTGTTTTTAACCCGTACCGGCTACACCGGAGAAGACGGGTTTGAACTCTATTTTGCGCCGGAACACAGTGTCGGCATTTGGGAAGGCTTGCTCAAGGCTGGAAAAGCCTATGGGTTGGTCCCGGTTGGATTAGGAGCGCGCAATACGTTGCGGTTGGAAGCCAAAATGGCCCTCTACGGCCACGAAATTGATGACACCACCACACCGCTTGAGGCCGATCTGGGATGGATTTGCAAATTGAATAAAGGTGAATTCCTGGGAAGCGACCTGATCCAGCGCCAAAAAACCGAGGGTCTGCCGCGAAAACTGGCTGGCTTCGAGGTTGATGATCGGGTGCCAGCCCGTGATGGCTACACGGTGTTGCACGATGGCGAGGAAGTTGGTCGCGTTACCTCCGGAAGCCCTTCGCCGTACCTGAAGAAAAACATTGGGTTGGCGTACCTGCCACTTCATCTCACTCAGATTGGAACGCCCATTCAGATCTTTGTCCGTGGTCGTGAAGTCGCGGCTCATGTCATTCCAACCCCGTTCTATAAACGACAAAAATAG
- the gcvPA gene encoding aminomethyl-transferring glycine dehydrogenase subunit GcvPA produces the protein MRYIPNASSERESMLESMGVSKIAELFRGIPENLLLNRPLDIPPAQSEVELIATFKQLAGENRDPESYASFLGAGVYDHIRPLIIDTLISRSEFYTSYTPYQPEINQGTVHSIFEFQTMICQLTGMDVANASMYDGSTALAEAMMMAVRVTGRRKVVCAGTVHPEYLQVIKAYAYNSGITVETIGWGDTGTVETETLVVDKETAAVIVQSPNFFGSIEDLSKLATAAHAVGALLAVCVTEAISLGILKTPGESGADIVVGEGQSLGMAPNFGGPFVGFFAAREKYQRQMPGRLVGQAFDTDGNRAFTITMATREQHIRREKATSNICTNEALCALVASVFLATLGRRGMQELATRNAQKTAYALSEICKLDGYSRTFSAPVFNAGAAS, from the coding sequence ATGCGATACATTCCGAATGCCAGTTCTGAGCGTGAATCCATGCTGGAGAGCATGGGGGTTTCCAAGATCGCCGAATTATTTCGGGGGATCCCCGAGAACCTCCTTCTCAACCGACCGCTCGACATCCCACCAGCTCAAAGCGAAGTTGAGTTGATTGCCACTTTTAAACAATTGGCAGGCGAGAATCGAGATCCGGAATCCTATGCTTCATTTCTGGGCGCCGGGGTATATGACCATATTCGGCCACTGATCATTGACACCCTGATTTCCCGCTCGGAGTTTTATACTTCCTATACTCCCTATCAACCGGAAATCAATCAAGGCACCGTGCATTCGATTTTCGAATTTCAAACCATGATTTGCCAGTTGACGGGAATGGATGTGGCCAATGCCTCGATGTATGACGGTTCGACAGCGCTGGCGGAAGCCATGATGATGGCGGTTCGGGTCACTGGAAGACGAAAAGTAGTCTGTGCCGGCACGGTTCATCCAGAATACCTGCAGGTGATCAAAGCCTATGCCTACAATAGTGGGATTACGGTTGAGACCATTGGGTGGGGAGACACCGGCACCGTTGAAACGGAGACGTTGGTGGTTGATAAAGAAACCGCCGCTGTCATTGTTCAATCCCCAAATTTCTTTGGCAGCATTGAAGACTTGTCAAAACTGGCCACTGCCGCCCATGCGGTTGGGGCCTTGCTGGCGGTTTGTGTCACCGAAGCCATCAGTCTGGGGATTCTCAAGACTCCGGGAGAATCTGGGGCGGATATTGTGGTGGGCGAAGGTCAGTCACTGGGAATGGCGCCAAATTTCGGCGGCCCGTTTGTCGGTTTTTTCGCGGCTCGTGAAAAGTACCAGCGTCAGATGCCAGGCCGCCTGGTCGGACAGGCATTTGACACGGATGGGAACCGGGCGTTTACCATTACCATGGCCACCAGAGAACAGCACATTCGTCGTGAGAAGGCGACCTCCAACATCTGTACCAACGAGGCGCTTTGTGCCTTGGTCGCCAGTGTCTTTCTGGCCACGCTTGGGCGACGGGGAATGCAGGAACTGGCCACCCGCAATGCCCAGAAAACCGCCTATGCCCTGAGTGAAATTTGTAAACTGGATGGATATTCGCGAACGTTTTCGGCCCCTGTTTTTAATGCCGGGGCTGCCTCATAA
- a CDS encoding acyl-CoA thioesterase — MTELTVESHLRVRYAETDQMGVVYHTNYLIWMEIGRTDYCRRCGFQYATMEREEGAFLAVAQAQCRFLASARYDDEIVVRTRLSELRSRQIKFSYSIHRHNDNLLLAEGDTVHIVINREGRPMRFPPRYSALLSQAQYP, encoded by the coding sequence ATGACTGAACTGACCGTTGAATCGCACCTTCGAGTGCGCTATGCCGAAACCGACCAGATGGGTGTGGTGTATCACACCAATTATTTGATTTGGATGGAAATAGGTCGCACTGACTATTGTCGGCGGTGTGGCTTTCAATATGCTACGATGGAGCGTGAGGAAGGCGCGTTTCTCGCCGTCGCCCAGGCCCAATGCCGGTTTTTGGCTTCGGCCAGATACGATGATGAAATCGTGGTCCGGACCCGGCTCAGCGAACTTCGTTCGCGACAGATCAAATTTAGCTACTCGATCCACCGCCATAATGACAATCTGTTATTAGCCGAAGGTGACACGGTTCATATCGTGATCAACCGCGAGGGTCGGCCCATGCGATTCCCCCCCAGGTATTCAGCTCTGCTTTCCCAGGCGCAGTACCCCTGA
- a CDS encoding pentapeptide repeat-containing protein encodes MAEFSREEVIQKVANGEGLERADLRDLKLAQAQLEGANLRRADLEGVDFEESVLRKANLASANLRDAFLARANLEGANLRGADLESANLEGANLSDADLSRTNLEGANLENANLSRARLNAAQLALANLGGARLDGAILSNADLQEAYLGGSSMVKADFQNAVLEKANLEEADLTGANMRDVSLRGALLPGANLTGAILERAVLADATLQRANFTKADCRHVTWGKAQLSGATFNDVLLYGGDLTADLAKMVKAEWVDFSKEGDGSQRVKGAELVNYLNGLKEGGGAAAPAAAPAAVAPSTGNRRYFGRGDVLRDAKLEFDTGSIVEVEGRFLKCSIALGDGAQLIIGKEGLLDGCRISGNGIIIVYGRFVEDSAPGIDGAKQLIVGATGSVKGMIKQPPSLTQFAFEPGCFLRLKIATST; translated from the coding sequence ATGGCTGAATTTTCCCGTGAAGAAGTAATTCAGAAGGTAGCGAATGGAGAGGGCCTGGAGCGTGCCGACTTGCGTGATTTAAAGCTTGCGCAGGCCCAACTGGAGGGGGCGAATTTACGCCGAGCCGACCTGGAAGGTGTTGATTTCGAAGAGTCGGTCTTGCGCAAGGCCAACCTTGCGAGTGCCAACTTGCGGGATGCCTTTTTAGCCAGGGCCAACCTGGAAGGGGCCAACCTGCGAGGGGCTGACCTGGAAAGCGCCAATCTGGAAGGGGCCAACCTGTCAGACGCTGATTTGTCGCGGACGAATCTGGAAGGCGCCAATCTGGAAAATGCAAATTTATCGCGAGCCAGGCTCAATGCCGCTCAACTGGCTCTGGCCAACCTTGGTGGCGCCCGCCTCGACGGTGCGATACTGAGCAATGCCGATCTTCAAGAAGCCTATTTGGGTGGGTCTTCAATGGTGAAAGCTGATTTCCAAAATGCGGTTTTGGAAAAGGCGAATCTGGAAGAAGCGGACCTGACCGGAGCCAATATGCGGGATGTCTCGCTGCGCGGCGCCCTGCTCCCTGGTGCAAACCTGACTGGGGCGATTTTGGAGCGTGCTGTTCTGGCGGATGCCACCCTGCAGCGGGCGAATTTCACCAAAGCTGACTGCCGGCACGTCACCTGGGGCAAAGCTCAATTATCAGGTGCCACCTTCAATGACGTTTTGTTGTATGGTGGTGATTTGACGGCGGACCTGGCCAAAATGGTGAAGGCCGAGTGGGTTGATTTCAGTAAAGAGGGCGATGGCTCACAACGGGTCAAAGGCGCTGAACTGGTCAATTACCTCAATGGTTTGAAAGAGGGCGGTGGCGCGGCGGCACCGGCGGCGGCACCAGCCGCTGTGGCACCATCAACCGGGAACCGCCGCTATTTTGGGCGCGGTGACGTGTTACGCGACGCGAAGCTCGAATTTGATACTGGTTCAATTGTTGAAGTCGAAGGCCGATTCTTGAAGTGCTCGATTGCATTAGGCGATGGCGCACAACTCATCATCGGAAAAGAAGGGTTGCTGGATGGATGTCGAATTTCAGGGAACGGGATCATTATTGTGTATGGCCGGTTTGTTGAAGACTCCGCCCCTGGGATTGACGGTGCCAAGCAACTGATTGTCGGTGCAACCGGATCAGTCAAAGGCATGATCAAACAACCCCCGTCTCTGACACAATTTGCTTTTGAACCAGGTTGTTTCCTGCGGCTCAAGATTGCAACTTCCACTTAA
- a CDS encoding ABC transporter ATP-binding protein: MTPPAYAVEMLEVTKRFGAVTANNRITLRIEKQSIHAIVGENGAGKSTAMNLLYGLYVPDSGEIRLHGETVALKTPRDAIARGLGMVHQHFMLVPTLSVTENIILGAEPGPGIRIHYRQAKERIKELSQTYGLHIDPDALIQDLSVGQQQRVEILKTLYRGAEILILDEPTAVLTPPEVEEMFAILRTLREQGKTLIIITHKLSEVLALSSRVTVMRDGTVVGEVETKLTSAAELARMMVGRDVLLRVSKDKANPGDVVLKVSNLHFTRPNGVEAIKGLNFEVRAGEILGIAGVEGNGQTELIEILAGLLKPSDGSITFKNQSIGGRSPREIRAIGVAHIPEDRHHRGLLLDFSLSDNLILGDHYHKPALKGFFLDQPAIDQRADVLIQRFDVRPANRTLRARALSGGNQQKLIVAREFELPPKLLLVSQPTRGVDIGAIEFIHRQLIGLRDNGVAILLVSAELEEVTSLADRLIVMYGGAVVGEVDPALVSQQELGLMMTGGH; encoded by the coding sequence ATGACTCCCCCAGCATACGCCGTCGAGATGCTTGAAGTGACCAAGCGTTTCGGCGCCGTCACGGCCAATAATCGGATCACACTCCGTATCGAAAAACAAAGCATTCACGCCATTGTGGGAGAAAACGGCGCGGGGAAGTCCACCGCCATGAATCTGTTGTATGGGCTCTATGTGCCCGACAGCGGTGAGATCCGGTTGCACGGAGAAACCGTGGCGCTCAAAACCCCACGCGATGCAATTGCCCGCGGACTAGGGATGGTTCACCAGCACTTTATGCTGGTGCCGACACTTTCAGTCACTGAAAACATTATTTTGGGAGCCGAGCCCGGCCCGGGAATTCGCATTCACTACCGACAGGCAAAGGAACGGATCAAGGAACTCTCTCAAACCTATGGCCTTCACATTGATCCGGATGCCTTAATTCAAGACCTTTCGGTCGGCCAACAGCAGCGGGTCGAGATCTTAAAAACGCTCTATCGTGGGGCTGAAATCCTGATTCTGGACGAACCCACTGCAGTTTTGACTCCGCCGGAAGTCGAGGAAATGTTTGCCATTTTGCGAACGCTCCGCGAGCAGGGCAAAACGCTGATCATTATTACCCATAAGCTCTCTGAAGTTCTGGCGCTTTCCAGTCGGGTCACGGTGATGCGAGACGGTACGGTGGTCGGTGAAGTCGAGACCAAACTGACATCAGCGGCGGAACTGGCTCGCATGATGGTGGGACGTGATGTGTTGCTTCGGGTTTCAAAAGACAAAGCCAATCCTGGCGACGTTGTGCTCAAAGTTTCCAATCTACATTTTACCCGGCCCAACGGCGTCGAGGCGATCAAAGGACTCAATTTTGAAGTCCGGGCAGGTGAAATCCTGGGAATTGCCGGAGTTGAAGGGAACGGCCAAACCGAACTGATTGAAATCCTGGCTGGCCTGCTCAAACCGTCAGATGGAAGCATTACTTTTAAAAATCAATCCATCGGAGGCCGTTCACCACGCGAAATCCGAGCCATCGGTGTTGCCCATATTCCTGAAGACCGCCACCACCGTGGATTGCTATTGGATTTTAGCCTGTCTGATAATTTGATCCTGGGAGATCACTATCACAAACCAGCCCTTAAAGGTTTTTTTCTGGACCAGCCGGCAATTGATCAACGAGCTGATGTCCTGATTCAGCGCTTTGACGTTCGCCCAGCCAATCGAACCCTGCGTGCCCGGGCATTGTCTGGAGGAAACCAGCAAAAACTGATTGTTGCTCGTGAATTTGAATTGCCGCCCAAGTTGCTCCTGGTGTCTCAGCCAACCCGTGGGGTAGACATCGGCGCCATCGAGTTCATCCACCGCCAATTGATTGGGTTACGCGATAACGGAGTTGCGATTTTACTGGTGTCTGCCGAACTTGAAGAAGTTACATCACTCGCGGACCGGTTGATCGTGATGTACGGCGGGGCCGTTGTCGGGGAAGTTGATCCAGCTCTTGTGAGCCAGCAAGAACTTGGATTGATGATGACTGGTGGACATTAG
- a CDS encoding polymer-forming cytoskeletal protein: MSDQNTKRTIIEEGSELTGTLKSNCAVVVSGKVNGEIHSPSLVVSEGGSVHGTIKVNDLKSQGEIAGQIDAEMVELSGKVNDQTIIRATMLEVKLSTPDSNKLQVQFGNCSLEVGKEEGSAPAAPAPAGGDAQPQNRPQQGGGGQQGGGQQGGGQQGGGQQGGQQKQKGRD, translated from the coding sequence ATGAGTGATCAAAATACCAAACGCACCATTATTGAAGAAGGAAGCGAACTGACCGGGACGTTAAAGTCAAACTGCGCCGTTGTGGTCAGTGGCAAAGTCAACGGTGAAATCCATTCGCCGTCGCTGGTGGTCAGTGAAGGAGGCTCGGTTCACGGCACCATTAAAGTCAACGACCTGAAATCACAGGGTGAAATTGCTGGTCAAATTGATGCGGAAATGGTCGAATTATCCGGCAAAGTCAACGATCAGACGATCATTCGCGCCACGATGCTTGAAGTCAAATTAAGCACCCCCGATTCAAATAAACTCCAGGTTCAGTTTGGCAATTGCAGCCTTGAAGTTGGAAAAGAAGAAGGGAGTGCGCCGGCGGCACCCGCGCCAGCCGGTGGTGACGCCCAACCACAAAACCGACCACAACAGGGCGGTGGCGGCCAGCAGGGCGGTGGTCAGCAAGGCGGCGGCCAGCAGGGCGGTGGTCAGCAGGGTGGCCAGCAAAAGCAAAAGGGCAGGGACTAA
- a CDS encoding HD domain-containing protein, with the protein MPFSARFEEALVYAAQLHKNQLRKGSHTPYVAHLLAVAALVIEYGGDENQAIAALLHDAIEDQGGDAIRQEIRRRFGDDVTELVDGCTDAETIPKPPWRARKEAYIEHLQTASARVRLVSAADKLHNARAILTDYRVNGEGVWGYFRGGKEGTLWYYRTLLTVFQAGEPNRLIDELEHTVRELEALVGQNEKTI; encoded by the coding sequence ATGCCCTTCTCTGCCCGGTTCGAAGAAGCCCTGGTGTATGCGGCCCAGCTCCACAAAAATCAGCTCCGCAAAGGTTCACATACACCCTATGTTGCCCACTTACTGGCGGTTGCAGCCCTGGTCATCGAATATGGCGGTGATGAAAACCAGGCTATTGCCGCCTTATTGCACGACGCCATCGAAGACCAGGGAGGCGACGCCATCCGGCAGGAAATCCGCCGGCGCTTTGGCGATGACGTTACGGAACTGGTGGATGGCTGTACCGATGCCGAGACGATCCCGAAACCACCCTGGCGCGCCCGAAAAGAAGCCTATATCGAACATCTGCAAACAGCTTCGGCCCGCGTCCGACTGGTCTCAGCCGCTGACAAACTGCACAACGCCCGTGCAATCCTGACCGATTATCGGGTCAATGGTGAAGGGGTATGGGGCTACTTCCGAGGCGGGAAAGAAGGGACGCTGTGGTACTACCGGACGCTCCTCACAGTCTTTCAAGCCGGTGAACCCAATCGCCTGATTGATGAACTGGAACATACGGTGCGCGAACTTGAGGCACTGGTCGGTCAGAATGAGAAGACCATTTAG